In the Myxocyprinus asiaticus isolate MX2 ecotype Aquarium Trade chromosome 31, UBuf_Myxa_2, whole genome shotgun sequence genome, CGCTGGAATTCTTCTCTCCTCTGAGAACAGTAGGTCTTTCTCAGCACCGGTACTCAGCCTAGATAAGAGGCACCACTGGCGGGGTGTCCACACCTCCTCTACTTCACTCGGGCTTCAAACTAAACCAGAGAGGTCTATTAGCCCTGAAAGCAATGATAGCATATCAGAAGAACTTAACCATTTTAAGCCTATCGTCTGCTCGCCATGCACTCCACCCAAAAGGCTGCCCAATGGGGGACTTTTGGAACCCACGATTGTAAAGTCAACCCCTAGGAACTTGACACGCAGTCTGTACAAGTCCACGAGCTACGAGGCCAGCCCCACCATCTTGCAGAAGTGGAAGCAGATTGAGGTGGATCGTCAGTGCACCAAAGTGACCTCTAAAGGTACCATCACAAGTCCGATCGCAGAAGATCTCAGCCTTAAACTGAGTCCCATTGAAGAGAGGGACAGTCAACCCTGCAACTGTGTTGTAGTCAAGGACGACTTGCAAGATCATCAATGCATGTGCCGTGCAAGCACAGAAGAGtctaaaagacagaaagaaaagccTGTACTCTGGAATAAGCGACGGCTTATTTTTGATCAGCGTAACAAAGAGGAAGGTACACCACCAACTAGTGCTCTCACAAGATCgataacacaaactattgcagaTACTTCAACCCCAGAGGGGCACAGCAGATGTAAAACACTTTGTGAATACGGACCATCAGGAGTGAGTGTACAGATGTTTGACAAACACATTGGACGTTGTAATCAGAGTACTATAGATCCTGTGAACGTTATAAATGAGCCCACTACCCAGAGCTGTGTACTTAACAGACCTACCTCAAGAAGGGGCAAAAAGAGAAGCCACAAAACCAAACATTTGGAAGATACTGTACAGTCAAAAATATCCAGGATAGATTGTTGCAATGCCTGCGACAGGTTTGATGATTTGTTGGTCCAACGAATTAATCAGGAAAAGGAGGACAGAGAACTGGCACTTAAGCTACAAAGACAATTTGACAGAGAATGTCAAAAAGTGGACAGGCACAAGACAAGTTGTAACAAATATGTTCTCCGGTCCTGGGCTTTGAAAGATGGGACAGTAGGACAAAATACTCGAAGATCAGGTAGAATCCCCAAACAAAATGAGCGCTTCAACTGTAGTTATTAAAAGAACCTTTATAGCAGTGTTTTATTATAGCTATTAGTCACAGTCACTAAAGTTTTCTTTAATTAGTCACAAAAGAGGCTTTCTAACTTCTGGATAAGTAATGCAAGAtaagtatttacttattttacttGTAATCTTGCAGCTTTTTATCCCAAGCAACTTGCATTGCATCAGTTGAAACAGTCCACTTTGAGTAAAATGTGGGTTAAATGCCTTTGTTCAAGGGCACaattcagtgttgggtaaattataaaagaaaaaagtaatccactacaaatgactaaacACTTctataaaaattatgatcagATTACTTTTCTGATTACTTAagtgaaaagtaatcacattaataattactttgaagttactttctgaaacacttcacataaaactttttttttttgctcaacaaattcaaaataatgtatttcctccttgttcattgttgcatgcAAGTCATGCACTCAGCGCTAGGTCTGGGCGATATATATCGAAGCGACAGTATAAAGTATCAACCAGTAGAGATTTTTCTACCGTCAATATCGTGGTTTGTAAATATGTGTGCCCGATGCTCCACCTGCCTACACGGGAGActgcatccacactaatacgttttcgtttgaaagtgcatctttttctctatgttttggccttccatccacactgagacagcgtttttgacagcgaaaacagagctttttgaaaatgtttcccAAGTAgatacattttaaacaccatcttcgcattctagtgtggatagggaaaacagagatatctgaaaactatgGCGTATTTGTTtttcatgtgatgcagtcatgtgatccattcaacccaaaacaatcaagatggcggcccatgttgtagcgttgatgtgcctgctattcactttgatagcattgttaaagataaatgttactttgaacaaccttcacattgcattcctttaaaggcGATTGGAAGTTAATTCAGAACTGCTGTGTGGCGAGGGAACATTAGGACAATTGCGTTTTAGACTGCACATGGAACgctgatattttttattatttttgcatgtgCAGTAAGGTGATTTATGAGTTTTCATACAATTCGGAGTgaatgagcaacttttggaaaacacttgaaaacggcGGTGCGGACACAGAGCATTTTGAAAATGGAAACGttgtttttcaaatgtatccggattaatgtggacgtagcctgagACTGATAGTAAGAGAGTCGAACAACCATGGATAAAGATAAACACCCAGAGCAAGGGAAGACTCTTGAACAAGTCAAACGCAGgaggaattttattttttgcattaaaaggtgcGGTTTTCTCACGTAATTTGATGAGAGCGCTCTTTCTGACCCATGCACGCACCACGCATGCCGGGAGAAAGAGAGGGCGAGAGAACCTCAGATTCTAATTACTTTTCATTCTGAGAAAACATTAGGAAGGGCTTGTTAATAAAACGCTGCATTCTCTGTGGTGTGAAACTGACCCTTCTATAAAGGCCTCTGCACACTAGAGGTCTGCAcatgccttaaaatgaaacccgacctgTACCCGAGACTTTGTGGCCCAACCCTACCCGGCctgaacgataccgtcagattttaagcccgaacctgaaatcacttactatctaatttcttctagcaagtactgttgcaataggctgtattttatgtaaacttataggcaacattcgtaacagtattgaaacagcaaacatacagttttaacaaggcaatgcagcccctcagtacactagagcagaaaggaaaaaagcattgccttaccgtttatttgctgaaactttacttggtgcagaacaatctggaataatatgaaacactgcaacagtcccctctatgcagccttcagattgttgaatctttgtgacacctgcacttattcatccagcatgtgtttgaataggaaaacaatgggcaaacagaacagacgcacacaaaaacacattcgatgtgaacggcccctgacTCGTCCATTtgcgcgtgtctgtgagtgagagcgcgtgcgcaaaacaagttcggtaagcctgtttatttttcattcagaCAAATCCAAagccctacttgaaaaactgacccaaacccggccTGAAACCCTTCGGGTTCTCGGGTCCTGTCGGATCTAGGTCGCAGACCTCTACTGCACACCAAATGCACATTTTCACCGCTATTAACATTGTtaatagaaacaatggattcctatgaagcCATTCGCACCTGGAGTGAACATTCACACGAGGACAAagcgttgtttttttgttttttttttcgctCAGCGATGAAATGCcatgaccaataaaatatgagctttggatcacgTGTCAGGAGCCGCTGCAGTTACCAATAACAGCACAACTGGTGGCGCTAaaacacagaaagctgttttgaccactgaCATTAAATGCAGAAGTAACTCCTGAAATCCtgaagaaaaactgaaaaaaaaaaaaattatcatatggGGTCTCCTaccatgtaaatgatattgctgcctcactgccttgcatcccctttaaaaagctCTCTGATCTTATGTGGGTTTTCcacattaatgcatttttttgccTTTGCTTTAATCTTATGCaagttctcttatatctctaatataacAGATATTGCAGCATCTTTGCCTTTATATCACCTTTAAATGCTTTACAGAtcttaattgtttttctttggCAAATATTAATACTATTAATACTGTTGCAGTAACTTGCAGTGCACTCTATgtgcctttgtataccaaaaacatggtggtatctccacaaaattatgtaatcgTTATTGTTGTGCTATCTTTAAGTCGTTAACAGCTGTGCTGCCGTTAGCAGTATTAATGTATCTTATAATGGATCA is a window encoding:
- the LOC127421994 gene encoding E3 ubiquitin-protein ligase RNF169-like isoform X1, coding for MKMAAVGSAKSTGLGQRGKTRPGAPAAPLTLEEARCPVCSEILLEPVTMPCGHSVCLHCFQRTVKLISLCCPLCRLRVSSWARKQSREKSLVNTELWELVRLSHPERCKRRMEQRDGETADGEIFRAPVPIHKSGEMRQEYDKQKIKFCGFSDAENEEPVGKRTRHVSAFVRKTRCSPAFNRGCLHSSAVQRSRSCTDSEDGKGKNRGHANHNVPEKANITHSYNAGILLSSENSRSFSAPVLSLDKRHHWRGVHTSSTSLGLQTKPERSISPESNDSISEELNHFKPIVCSPCTPPKRLPNGGLLEPTIVKSTPRNLTRSLYKSTSYEASPTILQKWKQIEVDRQCTKVTSKGTITSPIAEDLSLKLSPIEERDSQPCNCVVVKDDLQDHQCMCRASTEESKRQKEKPVLWNKRRLIFDQRNKEEGTPPTSALTRSITQTIADTSTPEGHSRCKTLCEYGPSGVSVQMFDKHIGRCNQSTIDPVNVINEPTTQSCVLNRPTSRRGKKRSHKTKHLEDTVQSKISRIDCCNACDRFDDLLVQRINQEKEDRELALKLQRQFDRECQKVDRHKTSCNKYVLRSWALKDGTVGQNTRRSGRIPKQNERFNCSY
- the LOC127421994 gene encoding E3 ubiquitin-protein ligase RNF169-like isoform X2; protein product: MKMAAVGSAKSTGLGQRGKTRPGAPAAPLTLEEARCPVCSEILLEPVTMPCGHSVCLHCFQRTVKLISLCCPLCRLRVSSWARKQSREKSLVNTELWELVRLSHPERCKRRMEQRDGETADGEIFRAPVPIHKSGEMRQEYDKQKIKFCGFSDAENEEPVGKRTRHVSAFVRKTSCLHSSAVQRSRSCTDSEDGKGKNRGHANHNVPEKANITHSYNAGILLSSENSRSFSAPVLSLDKRHHWRGVHTSSTSLGLQTKPERSISPESNDSISEELNHFKPIVCSPCTPPKRLPNGGLLEPTIVKSTPRNLTRSLYKSTSYEASPTILQKWKQIEVDRQCTKVTSKGTITSPIAEDLSLKLSPIEERDSQPCNCVVVKDDLQDHQCMCRASTEESKRQKEKPVLWNKRRLIFDQRNKEEGTPPTSALTRSITQTIADTSTPEGHSRCKTLCEYGPSGVSVQMFDKHIGRCNQSTIDPVNVINEPTTQSCVLNRPTSRRGKKRSHKTKHLEDTVQSKISRIDCCNACDRFDDLLVQRINQEKEDRELALKLQRQFDRECQKVDRHKTSCNKYVLRSWALKDGTVGQNTRRSGRIPKQNERFNCSY